The following proteins are co-located in the Candidatus Binataceae bacterium genome:
- a CDS encoding glycosyltransferase family 2 protein, protein MELSIVVPLYNERDNLSPLHEELVRVLGAAGASYEMLFVDDGSTDGSAEVLRAIKAGDEHVRVLRLARNSGQTAALACGLREAAGDVVVAIDGDGENDPADIPRLLAKLAEGYDLVSGWRTGRWAGARLSRRLPSIAANRLISWMTGVRLHDYGCTLKAYRRDLAHRLMLYGEMHRFVPAIAAEQGARIAEVEVGFRPRRAGKSKYGPGRIVRTLLDLLTVKFLSGYSTRPIQVFGAIGLVLGLIGAVWTAILVFEKIALGRPLHDRPALLLAILMVIVGVQFISIGLLGEMLARTYHESQDKPVYVIKEEF, encoded by the coding sequence ATGGAACTCTCGATAGTTGTTCCGCTCTATAATGAACGGGACAACCTCTCTCCGCTGCACGAGGAACTCGTGCGCGTGCTGGGCGCGGCCGGCGCCAGCTACGAGATGCTATTCGTCGACGACGGCTCGACCGACGGCAGCGCCGAGGTGCTGCGCGCAATCAAGGCCGGGGACGAGCACGTGCGCGTGCTGCGGCTTGCGCGCAATTCGGGCCAGACTGCGGCGCTCGCCTGCGGACTGCGCGAGGCCGCCGGCGACGTGGTGGTCGCGATCGACGGCGACGGCGAAAACGATCCGGCGGATATCCCGCGCCTGCTAGCCAAGCTCGCCGAGGGCTACGACCTGGTGAGCGGATGGCGCACCGGGCGATGGGCCGGGGCGCGGCTGAGCCGCCGGCTCCCGTCGATCGCCGCCAATCGGCTGATCTCGTGGATGACCGGCGTGCGGCTGCACGACTATGGTTGCACGCTGAAAGCCTACCGGCGCGACCTGGCGCATCGCCTGATGCTCTACGGCGAGATGCATCGCTTCGTCCCCGCGATCGCCGCCGAGCAGGGCGCGCGAATCGCGGAGGTGGAAGTGGGTTTTCGCCCGCGCCGCGCCGGCAAGTCGAAATACGGCCCGGGACGCATCGTGCGCACTCTCCTGGACCTTTTGACGGTCAAGTTTCTCTCGGGCTACTCGACGCGGCCGATTCAGGTCTTCGGCGCGATCGGCCTGGTGCTGGGCCTGATCGGAGCGGTCTGGACGGCTATACTCGTGTTCGAGAAGATCGCGCTGGGGCGGCCGCTGCACGATCGTCCGGCGCTGCTGCTGGCGATTCTGATGGTGATCGTGGGCGTTCAGTTCATCAGTATCGGGCTGTTGGGAGAGATGCTGGCGCGCACGTACCACGAATCGCAGGACAAGCCGGTTTACGTGATCAAGGAAGAATTTTAA
- a CDS encoding UDP-glucose/GDP-mannose dehydrogenase family protein, with the protein MNIAVVGTGYVGLVSGTCFAESGNEVICVDIDAARIERLRAGHVPIYEPGLEELVRRNVKEGRLSFTTEIREAVAAAMVSFIAVGTPMSKTGAADLNGVMRAAEEVAGAAVGYHIVAIKSTVPVGTNDRVREIVARAAAHRIDVCSCPEFLKEGSAIEDFMRPDRVVIGSTSEQATAILRELHAAFLRTDNPVIVMDPRSAELTKYASNAMLAMRISFINEMANLCEAVGAEISDVRRGMGSDRRIGSQFLFPGAGYGGSCFPKDVQALIHSASEHQLDFSLLRATDEVNVRQKRIIAERVKQHFGPDLRGRSFAVWGLAFKPRTDDMREAPSLTVIEELLAAGASVRGHDPEALESARRIFGDRITYHENNYETLAGTDALIILTEWPEFRHPNFQRIRSMLKSPVIFDGRNLYDPALMKALELRYYSIGRRPI; encoded by the coding sequence ATGAATATCGCAGTCGTGGGTACGGGCTATGTGGGATTGGTGAGCGGCACCTGCTTTGCCGAGAGCGGCAACGAGGTCATCTGCGTCGATATCGATGCCGCGCGCATCGAACGGCTTAGGGCCGGCCACGTGCCGATTTATGAGCCGGGGCTCGAAGAGCTGGTGCGGCGCAATGTCAAGGAGGGCCGCCTGAGCTTCACCACCGAAATCAGGGAAGCGGTCGCCGCCGCGATGGTGTCGTTCATCGCGGTCGGTACGCCCATGAGCAAGACCGGGGCGGCGGACTTAAACGGCGTGATGCGCGCCGCCGAGGAGGTCGCTGGGGCGGCCGTCGGCTACCATATCGTTGCGATTAAAAGCACGGTTCCGGTCGGCACCAACGACCGCGTGCGCGAAATCGTGGCCCGGGCCGCTGCCCATCGCATCGACGTCTGCTCCTGTCCCGAGTTCCTCAAGGAGGGTTCGGCGATCGAGGACTTCATGCGGCCCGACCGGGTGGTGATCGGATCGACGAGCGAACAGGCAACCGCGATTCTGCGCGAATTGCACGCCGCCTTCCTGCGCACCGACAATCCGGTGATCGTGATGGATCCGCGCTCGGCAGAGCTGACCAAGTACGCGTCCAACGCGATGCTGGCGATGCGCATCTCGTTCATCAACGAGATGGCGAACCTGTGCGAAGCCGTGGGCGCGGAAATCAGCGACGTGCGGCGCGGGATGGGTTCGGACCGGCGCATCGGGTCGCAATTCCTCTTCCCCGGCGCCGGCTATGGGGGTTCCTGCTTTCCCAAAGACGTGCAGGCGCTGATTCACAGCGCCTCCGAACACCAGCTCGATTTCTCGCTGCTGCGCGCGACCGACGAGGTCAACGTGCGGCAGAAGCGGATTATCGCCGAGCGCGTCAAGCAGCACTTCGGTCCCGACCTTCGCGGCCGCAGCTTCGCGGTGTGGGGGCTGGCCTTCAAGCCGCGCACGGACGACATGCGCGAAGCGCCGTCGCTCACGGTGATCGAGGAATTGCTGGCGGCGGGAGCGAGCGTGCGCGGGCACGATCCCGAAGCGCTCGAGAGCGCGCGCCGGATTTTCGGTGACCGGATCACCTATCACGAAAACAACTACGAGACGCTGGCGGGGACCGACGCGCTGATCATCCTCACCGAATGGCCCGAGTTCCGCCATCCGAATTTCCAGCGCATTCGCTCGATGCTCAAGTCGCCGGTCATCTTCGATGGGCGCAATCTCTACGATCCGGCCCTGATGAAAGCGCTCGAGTTGCGTTACTACTCGATTGGCCGGCGGCCGATCTAG
- a CDS encoding NAD-dependent epimerase/dehydratase family protein has product MRILVSGGAGFIGSHTVDALIAAGGHEISIIDDLSAGKRGQINPRARFYQTDVRDAAAVRAMFERERPEILVHLAAQMDVRRSVADPAFDAQVNLVGFLNLIEAGRANGLRRVVFSSTGGAIYGEQESFPCNEDHPLRPVSPYGVAKLATEKYLFFYHVQYGIDYVAMRYANVYGPRQDPHGEAGVVAIFCGRILEDRPVTVYGDGNQTRDYVFVGDVVRANVAAVASTVSGAFNIGTGIETNVNQLYAALAQIAGTSRAPEYGPARPGEQMRSVILPARAQKELGWRPQVELPEGLAETLRYFRERASH; this is encoded by the coding sequence ATGCGAATATTGGTCAGCGGTGGAGCCGGCTTTATCGGCTCCCATACGGTTGACGCGCTGATCGCCGCGGGCGGTCATGAGATCTCGATCATCGACGATCTCTCGGCCGGCAAACGCGGGCAGATAAATCCGCGCGCGCGCTTTTACCAGACCGACGTGCGCGACGCCGCCGCCGTGCGCGCCATGTTCGAGCGCGAGCGGCCGGAAATCCTGGTGCATCTGGCGGCGCAGATGGACGTGCGGCGCTCGGTCGCCGACCCGGCCTTCGACGCGCAGGTGAACCTGGTCGGCTTCCTCAACCTGATCGAGGCCGGACGCGCCAACGGATTGCGCCGGGTCGTCTTTTCCTCGACCGGCGGCGCGATCTATGGCGAACAGGAAAGCTTCCCCTGCAACGAGGATCACCCGTTGCGTCCGGTCAGCCCCTATGGAGTAGCCAAGCTGGCGACGGAAAAGTACCTGTTTTTCTATCACGTGCAGTACGGAATCGATTACGTCGCGATGCGCTACGCCAACGTCTATGGTCCGCGCCAGGATCCGCACGGCGAGGCCGGCGTGGTCGCCATCTTCTGCGGACGCATCCTCGAGGATCGACCCGTAACCGTCTATGGCGACGGCAATCAGACGCGCGACTATGTCTTTGTCGGCGACGTGGTGCGGGCGAACGTGGCCGCCGTGGCGAGCACCGTCTCCGGCGCTTTCAATATCGGCACGGGCATCGAGACCAATGTCAACCAGCTTTACGCGGCGCTCGCGCAGATAGCCGGAACGAGCCGCGCGCCCGAGTACGGTCCGGCGCGGCCGGGCGAGCAGATGCGGTCGGTTATCCTGCCCGCGCGTGCGCAAAAAGAGCTTGGATGGCGCCCGCAGGTGGAATTGCCGGAAGGTCTGGCAGAGACCCTGCGCTACTTCAGAGAGCGCGCGTCGCACTAG
- the lepA gene encoding translation elongation factor 4 encodes MTDPALIRNFSIIAHIDHGKSTLADRLLERTGALSKRELKEQFLDSMDLERERGITIKARSVRLSYAARDGKSYVLNLIDTPGHVDFAYEVSRSLAACEGALLVVDASQGVEAQTLANVYMALDHGLEIVPVINKIDLPGADVDRTRAEIEEIIGLDASNAILASAKEGIGIEEVLEAVVERIPPPPVAPGARTRGLIFDSWYDVYQGAIGLVRVFDGELRRGMKVHLMGTGKTGEVLRLAHFTPFEAEVEELGPGEVGMVAANIKTVADMRVGDTITSAEQPAAEPLAGFKKLKPMVFAGLYPTEANQYGALRDAIDKLKLNDASLIFEPESSQALGFGFRAGFLGLLHMEIAQERLEREFGLNLVVTAPTVEYRVRKQDGAVVMVDNPSQLPDESTIEAIEEPFILASIHVPQEYLGAVMSLCEERRGVQRDLKFAGRGRALLHYEMPLAEVVFDFYDRLKSVSRGYASLDYEFLDFRPESLVKLDLRINGEVLDALSVIVHRDRAYERGRTLCEKMREHIPRQMFEVAIQASIGAKIIARESVKALRKNVTAKCYGGDITRKRKLLEKQKEGKKRMKQVGKVEIPQEAFLALLKVGE; translated from the coding sequence ATGACCGACCCCGCGCTCATCCGCAATTTCTCAATCATCGCGCACATCGATCACGGCAAGTCGACCCTCGCCGATCGTCTGCTCGAGCGCACCGGGGCGCTCAGCAAGCGCGAACTCAAGGAGCAGTTCCTTGACTCGATGGACCTCGAGCGTGAGCGTGGAATCACGATCAAGGCGCGCTCGGTGCGGCTGAGCTACGCTGCGCGCGACGGCAAATCCTACGTGCTTAACCTGATCGACACTCCCGGCCATGTCGATTTCGCCTACGAGGTTTCGCGCAGCCTCGCCGCCTGCGAAGGCGCGCTGCTCGTGGTCGACGCGAGCCAGGGCGTCGAGGCGCAGACGCTAGCCAACGTTTACATGGCGCTCGACCACGGGCTGGAAATCGTGCCCGTGATCAACAAGATCGATTTGCCCGGCGCCGACGTCGACCGCACGCGCGCAGAAATCGAGGAGATCATCGGACTCGACGCGTCCAACGCGATCCTGGCGAGCGCCAAGGAGGGCATCGGCATCGAAGAGGTGCTCGAAGCGGTGGTCGAACGGATTCCTCCGCCGCCCGTCGCTCCCGGCGCTCGCACCCGCGGCCTCATCTTCGACAGCTGGTACGACGTTTACCAGGGCGCGATCGGCCTCGTTCGCGTGTTCGACGGCGAGTTGCGCCGCGGCATGAAGGTGCATCTGATGGGCACCGGCAAGACGGGCGAGGTGCTGCGGCTGGCGCATTTCACGCCGTTCGAGGCCGAGGTCGAGGAACTGGGGCCGGGCGAAGTCGGGATGGTCGCGGCCAATATCAAGACCGTGGCCGACATGCGCGTCGGCGATACCATCACCAGCGCCGAGCAGCCGGCGGCCGAGCCGCTGGCGGGGTTCAAGAAACTCAAGCCGATGGTCTTCGCCGGGCTTTATCCGACCGAAGCCAACCAGTACGGGGCGCTGCGCGACGCGATCGACAAGCTCAAGCTCAATGACGCAAGCCTCATCTTCGAGCCTGAAAGCTCGCAGGCGCTGGGCTTCGGCTTTCGCGCCGGATTCCTCGGCCTGCTGCACATGGAGATTGCGCAGGAACGGCTCGAACGCGAGTTCGGGCTCAACCTGGTCGTCACTGCGCCGACCGTCGAGTACCGCGTCCGCAAGCAGGACGGCGCGGTCGTGATGGTGGACAATCCATCGCAGCTGCCCGACGAGTCGACGATCGAAGCGATCGAGGAGCCTTTCATCCTGGCTTCGATCCACGTGCCGCAGGAGTACCTGGGCGCGGTGATGAGTCTCTGCGAGGAGCGGCGCGGCGTGCAGCGCGACCTGAAGTTTGCCGGACGCGGCCGCGCGCTGCTGCACTACGAGATGCCGCTCGCCGAGGTGGTTTTCGATTTTTACGATCGCCTGAAGTCGGTCAGCCGCGGCTACGCATCGCTCGATTATGAATTTCTGGACTTCCGGCCGGAGTCTCTGGTTAAATTGGACCTTCGGATCAACGGAGAAGTGCTCGATGCGCTCTCCGTGATCGTGCATCGCGACCGGGCCTATGAGCGTGGGCGGACGCTGTGCGAAAAGATGCGCGAGCACATCCCGCGGCAGATGTTCGAAGTAGCTATCCAGGCCTCGATCGGGGCCAAGATTATCGCGCGCGAAAGCGTCAAGGCGCTGCGCAAGAACGTGACCGCGAAATGCTACGGCGGCGACATCACACGCAAGCGCAAGCTGTTGGAAAAGCAGAAAGAGGGTAAAAAGCGGATGAAGCAAGTGGGCAAGGTCGAAATTCCCCAGGAGGCGTTCCTGGCCCTGCTCAAAGTCGGAGAGTAA
- the lepB gene encoding signal peptidase I, with product MASPVNLRKPGPGESSPPSAANTVEPHSSETREWIEAIVVAFLLAIVLRTFLVQAYKIPSGSMEPTLAIGDHIMVNKIRYGLRMPDSLFGLTPFAAEIPYGHYLVHFAEVHRGDVVVFVFPLDPSKDFIKRVIGIGGDTVQVKNGVVFLNGAPMPDPHAHFEVAPGERSPYSPRDNYGPAVVPAGQYLMMGDNRDRSYDGRFWGFVKLDQVEGRAMFIYWSWGADSQSFLGIRWNRFGMAVR from the coding sequence GTGGCTTCTCCCGTCAACCTCCGCAAACCTGGCCCCGGCGAGAGTTCGCCGCCGTCCGCGGCGAACACCGTCGAACCGCACAGCTCAGAAACTCGCGAATGGATCGAGGCGATCGTCGTCGCCTTCCTGCTCGCGATCGTGCTCCGCACCTTTCTGGTCCAGGCCTACAAGATACCGTCGGGATCGATGGAGCCGACGCTCGCGATCGGCGACCATATCATGGTCAACAAGATTCGCTACGGCCTGCGGATGCCGGATTCGCTCTTCGGCCTTACGCCGTTCGCCGCCGAGATTCCGTACGGGCACTACCTGGTCCATTTTGCCGAGGTCCATCGCGGCGACGTGGTGGTCTTCGTCTTCCCGCTCGATCCGAGCAAGGACTTCATCAAGCGCGTGATTGGAATCGGCGGTGACACGGTCCAGGTGAAAAACGGCGTGGTCTTCCTCAACGGCGCGCCGATGCCCGATCCGCACGCGCACTTCGAGGTTGCGCCGGGCGAGCGATCGCCATACTCGCCCCGCGACAACTACGGTCCGGCGGTGGTGCCGGCCGGCCAGTACCTCATGATGGGGGACAATCGCGACCGGAGCTACGACGGCCGCTTCTGGGGATTCGTGAAGCTCGACCAGGTCGAAGGCCGCGCCATGTTCATATATTGGTCGTGGGGTGCTGACAGTCAGTCGTTCCTGGGGATACGTTGGAACAGGTTTGGGATGGCGGTCAGATAG
- the pyrR gene encoding bifunctional pyr operon transcriptional regulator/uracil phosphoribosyltransferase PyrR: protein MSAQANFKPALALDAGAIARSVKRIAHEILERNEGAANIVLVGVVRRGAHLAERLADAMAEGGKRAVPVGTLDISSYRDDGRGAPGDPRLLGRDIAFALDRKRVVLVDDVLYTGRTVRAALDALADLGHPESIQLAVLVDRGERELPIRADYVGRNIEAPRDQRVYVRLAEVDGVDEVVIGGAKRGAAA from the coding sequence ATGAGCGCGCAGGCGAACTTCAAGCCGGCGCTGGCGCTCGACGCTGGCGCGATCGCGCGCTCGGTCAAGCGCATCGCGCACGAGATCCTCGAGCGCAATGAAGGCGCGGCCAATATCGTCCTGGTCGGCGTCGTGCGCCGCGGCGCGCATCTCGCTGAACGGTTGGCCGACGCAATGGCAGAAGGCGGCAAACGCGCAGTGCCGGTCGGCACGCTCGACATCTCCTCGTATCGGGACGACGGGCGCGGCGCGCCGGGCGATCCGCGCCTGCTCGGTCGCGATATCGCCTTCGCGCTCGATCGCAAGCGCGTGGTGCTGGTCGACGACGTGCTTTACACCGGACGCACCGTGCGCGCGGCGCTTGACGCGCTGGCCGACCTCGGCCATCCGGAATCGATCCAGCTGGCCGTGCTCGTGGATCGCGGCGAGCGCGAACTGCCGATCCGCGCCGACTATGTCGGGCGCAATATCGAGGCGCCGCGCGACCAGCGGGTTTACGTGCGCCTGGCAGAGGTCGACGGCGTTGACGAGGTCGTGATCGGCGGGGCCAAGCGGGGGGCGGCGGCTTGA
- a CDS encoding aspartate carbamoyltransferase catalytic subunit, with the protein MSVALNTMARLGKNDIVSIEDLTTADIERIFELADSFATGLERGETLDRAHGLIMATLFYEPSTRTRLSFESAMHRLGGAVISSPDMHASSAAKGETLADTVRVVGAYADVIVVRHPRDGAARVAAEYAPCPVINAGDGSREHPTQTLCDLYILRRKKGHLRGLTVAICGDLKFGRTVHSLIYALARFGANIVAVPYNGMNVPDYVLERIAAESRYGLSTVSMEELRSLAGGIDALYLTPNAPHQMALFTSDMPLEGALPAAAAPAALDAFYLTRLQRERMDDKEAAGGGYGHFDARALKTSRTHEAVVMHPLPRTDELAYELDADPRAVYFEQAAAGVPVRMALIAWLLEQDGAERVRPAAPPAAIRFKSHPAPRCPNPGCISRHEGAYLSPRFRLGRSTDASTLPLVCEFCERELKIDFVGNARTRRYYRFDRNLYGYVRSWIEEGSLAVFESVKQAEESGYEPYRRGPQREIMNAEEVAAACRALAAQISADLPDLASVTIVGVVSHGAMLAMRLRDLIEAESHVRPPCVALDVFGGEAAFHPLDGSGGGPLEVEDRTIVLVDDVINSGWTVQRAMTALWQRGRPAAVKLAVLIDRGHRAVPIRPNYVGKNIPTARAERVQVRLAAPEGAAPGRARTQDRVVVYSMVESLKEGEAAG; encoded by the coding sequence TTGAGTGTCGCTCTGAATACGATGGCGCGCCTTGGGAAAAACGACATCGTTTCGATCGAAGACCTGACGACGGCGGATATCGAACGGATTTTCGAGCTGGCGGACTCGTTCGCCACCGGCCTCGAGCGCGGCGAGACGCTCGATCGCGCCCACGGCCTTATCATGGCCACGCTCTTCTACGAGCCATCCACGCGCACGCGCCTGAGCTTCGAATCCGCGATGCATCGGTTGGGCGGCGCGGTCATCAGCTCGCCCGACATGCACGCCTCCTCCGCCGCCAAGGGCGAGACCCTGGCCGATACCGTGCGCGTGGTCGGCGCGTACGCCGACGTTATCGTGGTGCGCCATCCGCGCGACGGCGCCGCGCGAGTCGCGGCCGAGTATGCGCCATGCCCGGTGATCAACGCGGGCGACGGTAGCCGCGAGCATCCGACCCAGACGCTTTGCGACCTCTACATCCTGCGCCGCAAGAAGGGCCATCTGCGGGGGCTGACGGTGGCGATCTGCGGCGATTTGAAATTCGGCCGCACGGTCCATTCTCTGATTTACGCGCTGGCGCGCTTCGGCGCCAATATCGTGGCCGTGCCGTACAACGGGATGAATGTCCCGGACTACGTGCTCGAGCGGATCGCCGCGGAGAGCAGGTACGGGCTTTCGACCGTCTCGATGGAAGAGTTGCGCTCGCTGGCGGGCGGGATCGACGCGCTCTACCTGACGCCCAACGCGCCGCATCAGATGGCGCTCTTCACCTCCGACATGCCGCTTGAAGGCGCGTTGCCGGCGGCGGCGGCGCCCGCCGCGCTCGACGCTTTTTACCTGACGCGTCTGCAGCGCGAGCGGATGGACGACAAGGAGGCCGCGGGCGGCGGGTACGGCCATTTCGACGCGCGCGCGCTCAAGACCAGCCGCACGCACGAAGCGGTGGTGATGCATCCGCTGCCGCGCACCGATGAACTGGCCTATGAACTCGACGCCGACCCGCGCGCGGTGTACTTCGAGCAGGCCGCCGCCGGGGTGCCGGTGCGGATGGCGCTCATCGCGTGGTTGCTCGAACAGGACGGCGCCGAACGCGTGCGCCCGGCCGCGCCGCCGGCCGCGATTCGCTTCAAGTCGCATCCGGCCCCGCGCTGTCCCAACCCGGGATGTATCAGCCGCCACGAGGGCGCGTACCTCTCTCCGCGCTTTCGGCTGGGCCGTTCGACCGACGCCTCGACGCTGCCGCTGGTATGCGAGTTCTGCGAACGCGAGCTCAAGATCGATTTCGTCGGTAACGCGCGCACGCGGCGTTACTACCGCTTCGACCGCAATCTCTACGGATACGTGCGCAGCTGGATCGAAGAGGGGTCGCTCGCGGTGTTCGAGAGCGTCAAGCAGGCGGAGGAGAGCGGTTACGAACCCTACCGCCGCGGCCCGCAACGCGAAATCATGAATGCCGAGGAAGTGGCGGCGGCCTGCCGCGCGCTGGCCGCGCAAATCTCTGCCGACTTGCCCGACCTCGCCTCGGTCACGATCGTCGGCGTGGTCAGCCACGGCGCGATGCTCGCGATGCGCCTGCGCGATCTGATCGAGGCCGAGTCCCACGTGCGTCCGCCGTGCGTCGCACTCGACGTCTTCGGCGGTGAGGCGGCGTTCCATCCGCTCGACGGCAGCGGAGGCGGTCCGCTCGAAGTGGAAGATCGGACGATCGTGCTGGTTGACGACGTCATCAACAGCGGATGGACCGTGCAGCGCGCGATGACGGCGCTATGGCAACGCGGCCGGCCCGCCGCGGTCAAGCTCGCGGTGCTGATCGATCGCGGCCATCGCGCCGTTCCGATCCGTCCCAACTACGTCGGCAAGAATATCCCCACCGCGCGCGCCGAGCGCGTGCAGGTGCGCCTGGCCGCCCCCGAAGGCGCCGCTCCCGGCCGCGCCCGAACGCAGGACCGCGTGGTCGTCTACTCGATGGTCGAATCGCTCAAGGAGGGAGAGGCCGCCGGATGA